The DNA window GCCTTACCATGGGCGCCAGCGTGAAGTGTCGTTCGCCCTTCGTGGCTCCCCTCGTGGCCCTCGTCGTTCTGCTGGCGGCCGTTTCCTCGCCCGCAGATGCCGCCACGAAGAAGAGGCGGACGAAGAAGAAGGCGGCCCCGATCCCGGAGGTGCCGCGGCCCCACGACCCGTTCCAGGTGACGTTCCCGTCGAGCGACGGGGTGAAGCTGGTCGCGACGTGGAAGCCCTCGCCCGCCGGGGCGTCCGCCCCCGCCGTCCTCCTCCTCCACGCGTTCTCCCGCGAGCGCCGCGAGCTGGCAGACCTTGCCGACGAGCTCACCGCCCGGGGCTTCTCGACGCTCGCCCTCGACCTGCGCGGCCACGGCGAGTCGGTTTGGAAGGGCGGCGCGCGCATGGGCACCTCGCCGTCGCTCCAGTCGTCGCCGAGCGGCTTCCCGCGCGACGTCGAAGCCGCCTGCGCCTGGCTGCGCGGCCGGTCTTCGCGCCTCGCCGTCGTCGGGTTCTCGCTCTCCGGCAACCTCGCGGCGCTCGCCACGGCGACCGGCTGGGCCGAGTCCGCGGTCGCCGTCTCCCCGAACGCCGAACGCTTCGAGCAGCTCGCCGGCACGCGTCCGAAGACGCCGCGGGGTCTCCTCGTGGTCGCCTCCGAGAAGGACCCCGGCCGTGCCGAGTCCGCGCAGGCGCTGGATGCCGTGGGACGGGAGCCGAAGGCCACGGCGCTCTATTCGGGCACCGCGCACGCGCTCGAGCTCCTGCGGGAAGAGCCCGCGGCCAGGGCCGCCACCATCGAATGGCTCGAGGCGCGCCTCGGGCCGGTCGCGCCTCCGCCCGCCCCGGTCGCGACGATCCCGGTGCCCCAGCCCTCCCTCACCCCGAGCGAAGCTCCGGCGCCGGGAGGCGAGTTCCGGTGAAAACGCTGGTATTTGACATCGAGACCGTCGGGCTGCCGTGGCTCGACCTCGATCCGCTCGTGCGCGAGTGGCTGACGCGGGGCGCCGAGGACGGCGAGAGCTACAGGTCGAAGAAGGACTGGCGGTCGCTCTCCCCCTATGCCGCAAAGGTCATCGTCATCGCCGCCCTCAACCCCGATACGGGGCACGGAAAGGTCTGGTACGAGGCCCCCGAGGTCTCGTCGCGCCCTTCCCGCGACGGCCTTTTCGAGGAGATCGGCGGCGACGAGAAGACGCTCCTGGCGGGCTTCTGGGAGACGGCGACGAAGTTCGACCGCCTCGTCTCGTTCAACGGCCGCTCCTTCGACGGGCCGTTCCTCTCCGTGAGGAGCGCGATCCACGGCGTGGCGCCGTCGCGCAGCCTCGCCGGCTACCGCTACTCGGTCGAGTCCCACGTCGACCTGATGGAGATCCTCACCTTCCAGGGGGCCGCGGGGACCCGCCCCTCGCTCCACGCCGCCTGCGTCGCCTTCGGCATCCCGTCGCCCAAGTCGGCCGAGATGCACGGCTATGCCGTCGGCGACGCCTACGCCGAGGGGCGGCTTCCCGAGATCCTCGACTACTGCCGCCGCGACGTCGACGCCACGGCGGAGCTCCTGCGCCGGCTCGAGCCGACGCTGCTGCCCCTTTTCCGCCGCTGAGCGCACCCGGCGGCCCGCCGTGCCCGGCGGGCCTATACTCGGGGCGTCCCTGCCGTGCGGAGGAGCAGCATCCGCGGCCAATCTGACGTCTGCCCTAGGAGGCCCCGATGAATCGCAAGGTCATCGCCCTGGTCGAAGACCCCTTCTGGAGGTCGAAGATCGACAACGCGGTGAGGTCCGTCGGTGCAACGACCGTTTTCCTCTCGGACCCCGCGGAAGCCGCGGGCGCCCTCGAGCCGGGCGCGCCGGTCATCATCGTCGTCGACCTGGCGCTGAAGATGCCCCCGTTCGAGGCGATGGCCCGCCTGAAGAAGACCAAGGCGACGGCCGGGGTGCCGGTGGTGGGTTACTTCGACATGGCCCGAAAGGACCTGAAGGAAAAGGCCCTCGCCGCCGGATTCGACGACGTCCTTTCCCGGTCTTCCTTCGCGGAGCGCTTCGCGGACCTCGTCCTGAAGTACCTCCTGCCGGGCGGCGTCCGGATGGAGGAGTCGGAGAACGAGCTGCCCGAGGAGTAGAGGGAATACCCGGGGCCGCTTCTTCCGGGACTACTTCTTCCGAAGCTCCATCAGCACCTGCTTCGCGACGGCTTTCAGCGTGTCGAAGACGCCGACGCCGGTCGGAGCGGTGGCCTCGAAGGTCGGCTCGCCCTTGGTGTTCAGCTGGCGGTACATCTCGTCGGCCGGGATGGCCGTCGGGAGGTCCCGCTTGTTGAGCTGGAGGACGTAGGGGATCGTCGCCAGGTCGAAGCCGTGATCGCGGAGGTTCTTCTCGAGGTTCTGCAGCGACTCGGCGTTGGCGTCCATCCGGGCTTCCTGCGAGTCGGCGACGAAGACGACCCCGTCGACACCCTTGAGGATGAGCTTGCGGCTCGCGTCGTAGAAGACCTGCCCGGGAACGGTGTAGAGGTGGAAACGCGTCTTGAAGCCGCGCACCGTGCCGAGGTCGAGCGGGAGGAAGTCGAAGAAGAGCGTCCGGTCGGTCTCGGTCGCCAGGGAGATCAGCTTCCCCTTCGCCGCGGGATTGGTCCGGTCGTAGATGTACTGCAGGTTCGTCGTCTTCCCGCAGAGGCCGGGACCGTAGTAGACGATCTTGCAGTTGATCTCGCGGGCGGCGTAGTTGATGAACGTCATCGCTTCGGCACTCTCAGACAATCCCCCGCGCGGCGGAGGGTTCCCTCAGGGTGTCGACGAGGCGCGGCTCTCATGCTCACTCCCGAAAGAGGCTGTCGATGTCTTCGTCGGTGATCTCGGCGAACGGGGAGTCGATCCCCTCGTGCCGCCGTTCCTTCTCTTCCTCGACCTTCCGCTGGATGGCGACGAAGATCCTCTCGAGATCCTGCGTCGCCTTCCGGACCCGGAGCCTCACGAGGCCGAGCGAGGAGTGCTCGTCGAAGATGATGACGAGGATCACCCGCTGGTCGACGATGGCGATGTAGACGTTGTCCTTCTCGCCTTCGTGGAAGAGGACGGGGAACTCCTTCTCCCCGATGAGCTTCGCGAGGCCGTCCGTCGCCGCCACGTTGCCGGCGGTGAGCGAGGCGAGGGAGGTCGTGTCGAGGCTCTCGAGGTCGCCCTGGGCGGCGATCTGCTGGCCGTTCTTGTCGACGATGAAAACGACCTTCGCCTGGGCGTCTGCTTTGAGCCGCCCGATGACTTCCTTTATCTGCTGAAACTCTTCGTCGAAGAGGACGAAATCCGTCATATGGCGCCGATCCTCGCTAGTGTAACCGATGGTCCCGTGCCACTTGCCGCTAGACCTCCCGCCGGCCCGACAGGGATCGCCCGAGGGTCACCTCGTCGGCGAACTCGATCGCCGCGCCGACGGGAAGGCCGAACGCGAGGCGCGTGACGCGGATCCCGAGCGGCTTGAGCCGCCGGGCCAGGTAGAGGGCGGTCGCCTCCCCTTCGACGTTCGGGTTCGTCGCCAGGACGACCTCCGTCACGCCCGCGGCCGCCCTCTCGAGGAGGCCGGTCACGTGAAGGTCGTCGGGGCCGATTCCCCGGAGCGGGGCGAGGGCGCCCCCGAGGACGTGATAGCGCCCCCGGAACTCCCGCGTCCGCTCGAGGACCTCCACGTCGAACGGCTCCTCCACGACCGCCAGGAGCGCTGCGTCGCGCGAGGGGTCGGTGCAGAGGCCGCACGGGTCCTCCTCGGTCAGCGCGTGGCAGACGGAGCACGAACGGGTCTTCTCACGCGCCTCGAGCACGGCCCCGGAGAGCCCCGCGGCCTCGGCCTGGGGCGCCACCAGGAGGAAGTGGGCGATCCGGCGTGCGCTCTTGGGGCCGATTCCGGGAAGGCGCTCCAGCGCCGCGACGAGGCGCGCGAGCGCCGGGAGGGCCGTCACGGCTTGCGCTCGTCGGGCTTCACGTCGGCAATCTCGCCGTCGAACAGGTCGAGGATCTTCCGGACCCTGTCGTCGGCCGCAGCCCGGTTCTTCAGGTTCTCGCGCTCGATCGTCCCGGGGTCGGCGGAGGCGGCGGCGGCCGTCAGGTCGCCCCCGGCAGGCTCGGCGCTCTCGATCACCACGCGGGCCTTCGGCCCCAGGATGGCGATGGCCGCCTCGTCGAGGGCCTTCTTCATCGCCGGCTCTCCGAGCCTGCGGGCCAGGGGCGGGCTGGGGGGGTCGAGGACGAGGCGGACCGTCTTGCCGTCGATGGAAACGGAGACGTCCTCGAGCGCCGCGCCGAGGTTCGAGTGCCGCTTGTCCACCGCTTCGCGGAAGGCGTTCACGCTGTCGGCCACGGTCTCGGGCTCCGGCTCTGCCACTTCGAGCGGGGTCAGGCCGACGAAGCGCGGGGTTTCGCTGGAGGCCGGGGCGGGGCGGGGCTCGGGTGCGAGGGTCCGGCGGAGCGGCTCGACCGGCGGGGACGCGGGCCGCGGCGCGGGCACGGACGAAGCGAGGGGCCCCGGAGCGGCGGCCCGCGCGGCTGGAAGGGGAAGAGACGCTCCCGAGGCGAGGATCTCCTCGATCGGGATGAGGCCGGGCAGCTCGGCGAGCCGGAGGAGGAGGACCTCGAGGGCGAGCGCGGGGACGTCGCTGCGGCGGAGCATTCCCTCGGCCTCCGAGAGGAGCGTCAGTATCCGCAGGAGCGTGGAGTAGGGCGTCGTCCGCGCCATGTCCCTGAGGGTGGCGGAGCCGTCCTCGGAGATCCCCGCCACGCCGGGCGCCGACGGGTCCGCGGCGAACCGGACGGCCCCGCGGACGAGGGCCGTCAGGTCGTGGGTCGTCGCGCGCGGATCCGAGCCAGCGGCCTCCAGCTCGGCGGCGCCCCTGAGGACCGCCGCCCGGTCGCCGGCGAGGACGGCCGCCAGGAGGGAAACCAGGGCGGTCCGGTCGGGGGAGCCGAGGAGGAGGGCGACGTCCGCCGCGGTGACGCGGCCGCTCGTCTGGGCGACCGCCTGGTCGAGGAGCGAGAGCCCGTCGCGCAGGCTCCCCGTCGCCGCGGCGGCGAGGGCCGCGAGCGCTGCGGGCTCGACCCAGGGCGCCGGCTTCTCCGCCGCGTCGACGGCGTACCCCTCGCGGTGGGCGATCTCGGCGAGCCGATCGGCGACCTCGGCGTCTGTCAGCCGGCGGAAGTCGAAGCGCTGGCACCGGGAGAGGATCGTCGCGGGGATCTTGTGCCGTTCCGTCGTCGCGAGGATGAAGACGGCGTGTGACGGCGGCTCCTCGAGCGTCTTCAGGAGAGCCTGGAACGCCGCGGCCGAGATGGCGTGGACCTCGTCGATGATGAAGACCTTGCGCCGATCCCTCACCGGCGCGTAGCCGACGATCTCGATCAGGTCCCGCGCCTGGTCGACCTTGCCGTGCGTGGCGCCGTCGATCTCGAGGGCGTCGATGGACCGCCCCTCGAGGACCTCCTGGCACGACTCGCACGTCCCGCACGGGCTCGGGGTCGGACCGGCGGCAGACCGGCAGTTGATGCCGGCGGCCAGGAGGCGCGCCGAGGTCGTCTTCCCGACGCCGCGCGGCCCCGAAAAGAGGTAGGCGTGGGCCATCCGGTCCTGGGTCAGGGCGTTCGTCAGGGCACGGACGATCTCGGGCTGTCCCACGACGTCCGTGAACGTCCGGGGTCGCCACTTTCTCGCGAGGGGAACGAAGGTGTTCGTCGTCATGAAAGAAGCCGAGCCCCTCGATGAGTCCGGGTGATCCGCGGCGCTCGATCCGTTCCTCTTAGTGCTGCTTCCTTCCGGACCTGACACGTTTCGAGGGGGATCGTCGCGCGGGACCCGAACTCACCCAGGGGCCCGGGCGGGGGATCTTAGAACAGCGGACCCCGGCCGCGGGCGAAAAACGGGTCGCTCCGGGCAGAACGAACGTGGCGGACAGGGTGGGATTCGAACCCACGGTAGCCTTTCGACTACACACGGCTTCCAACCGTGCTCCTTAAACCGCTCGGACACCTGTCCACGTCCGCGGGGACGGAGACTCTGCCCCGCCTGCGCCGTTCCGTCAAGCAGGATCTCGCAGCAGGATCTCGCAGAAGAGGCCGTCGGGGGCAAACGCGAACGCCTCCGGCGCCGTATCAGGTAACGTGATGGCCCGTAGTTTCTTCCGCCTCGCCCCGACCGCCCTCGCGGCAGCCCTCGCGCTCCTGACCGCTATGCCCGCCGCGGCCGCGGGAAAGCTCGTCGAGGAGACGGTCGACGTCCCCCGAGCGACCCGCGTCCCGCTGACGATCTCATTCGAGAAGTCGGCGGTCTTCGCTTTGGAGTCCCAGAACGACCCGAAGCCCGAGGACGTCGAGGACGCCCGGACGAAGGACCCGGACGACAAGACCTGGGTCCTCCTCCGTTTCTATTACCGCAACGACGGGTGGACCAGGCAGAAGGTGAAGGTCCGCGCCCTGCTCCTCGACGACGCCGGCGGGGTCCTGGCGGACGTGGGCCGGTCGACGAAGCTCGGCAAGCAGGAGAAAGAGGACACCTTCAACATCCCCATGAAGGTCAAGACCCTCGACTGGGGCCGCGCGGCAAAGATGAAGCTCCTGGTCACGTTTCTCGACTGACGGGCTTCCCCCTGGGGGGACCTTGCGATATCCTCTCCCGCCCGCTCCGAGGCCGATCGCGGTGAGGTGCTGGAGTGGTTTATCAGGCCAGTCTCGAAAACTGGTGTAGTCGAAAGGCTACCGTGGGTTCAAATCCCACCCTCACCGCCATTTGATCTGTCCCGGGGACTTCGGAGCCGCCCACCAGGGCGGCCCTTTCGTTTTCAGCGCTTCAGGAACCACCCGGCGAGCGCCGTGAGGAGCCCGGCGATCCCTCCGAGGGCGTCCAGCCCCTGCTGGTTCCTGTCCCAGTCGGAGGTCGGCATCCCGACCGATCGCGAAAAGTCGCGCCTGGTCTGAAGGTTGCGGACCTCTTCGGAGAGCTTCTCCCTCTCCCTGGCGCGGATCCGGTCCCAGCCCCCTTTCTCGAGGAAGGCGACGATCGCGGCGAGCTCGCCCCGGTCGAACCAGAGCCCGTGGTCGCGGCAGGCGTCGAGGACGATTCCGGACCCGCCGCCGTAGTTCGACCGGTTCATGAGCTTGGCGCAGGAGGGGCAGGCGCGGTACTTCACGGCCGGGAGCGCGCCGCTCGCCTTCTTCCCGGGCGCCGCCGGCGCCGTCGGAACGGCCTCCGCCGGAGGTTCGGCGAGGCGCACTTTCGCCCGCGTGTCGGCGTCCTTCGTCACCGCCTCGAACGCCTCCCGCTTCAGGAACAGGCCGGCACAGCGGGGGCACTCCGAGTAGCCGACGGCACCGAAGGCGTGGGCGACGAGGTCGAGACGGCAGTCGGGGCAGCGGCCCGACCCCTCCGCCACGAAGGCCGCGGCCGGGAGGAGCGCGCCGCACTTCACGCAGCGTTCGGCCTCCCGCGGGGAGAGGGCGAAGCACGTGACGCAGCGCTTCGTCGCGAGAAGCGACCCGCAGTGGACGCAGCCGCGCGCGTCCCGCGCCGCGGGAGCGCCGCAGGAGGGGCATCGAAAGGTGGGGGCCTCCGGGGGCGAGAACGCCCCCCGGTCAGCGGGTCGACTGTCTTCTGCGCTCACGGAAGAACTCCCTGAGGATTGTCCCGCACTCCTTTTCCAGGAGGCCCGCCTCGACCTCGACCCTGTGGTTGAGGCGCTCGTCGCGGCAGAGGTCCCCGAGCGAACCGGCGAAACCCGCCTTCGGGTCGGACGCCCCGTAGACGAGACGGGGAAGGCGCGAGAGGACGATCGCCCCGGCGCACATCGCACACGGCTCGAGAGTGACGTAGAGCGTGCAGCCGTCGAGCCGCCACGTCCCGAGCCGCCGGGCCGCGCGACGCAGGACGAGGACCTCGGCGTGCGCCGTCGGATCGTGGTCGACCTCGCGGCGATTGCGGGCGCGGGCCACGACGCGGCCGTCCTTCACGACGACGGCCCCGATCGGCACGTCGCGGTGCGCCGGGGCCCGCCGCGCCGCGCGGAGAGCCTCGCGCATGAAGCCCGCGTCCTGATCGAGGATCGCCACGAGCAGGCCACGCACGGTCACGGGGCGTAGGTTACGGGACGCGGGGGCCCGAATCACCCCCTCGGGTATTCTCCGCGTCCCCGCCGATGCCGAACGATACCCCGACCCGGGACTCCGCCTCCGACGCCGCCACCCCGGCCGCCCCGCACCGGCCGCTCTGGGCCCGTCTCTTCGGCCCGCCGGCGCGGCTTCTCCTCCGCGCGTTCGGCTGGCGGCTCGAAGGATCGCTCCCCGCGGAGCCGAAGTTCGTCCTGATCGCGGCGCCCCACACGAGCAACTGGGACCTCGTCCTGATGCTCCTCTGCGGCCTCTCCTTCGGGATGTGGCCGTCGTGGGTCGGCAAGCACACGCTCTTCCTCCCGCCGTTCGGCGGCCTGCTGCGGCTGCTCGGCGGAATCCCGGTCGACCGGCGGTCCCGTGGAAACCGCGTCGAGCAGCTCGCGGCGCTCTTCGCTGCGCGCGACCGCCTGATCCTGGCGATACCGCCCGAGGGATCGCGGTCGAGCCAGACGCACTGGAAGAGCGGCTTCTACTGGGTCGCCCGCACCGCAAACGTCCCGGTCTGCCTCTCCTTCCTCGACTGGGGCACCCGCAGGGCCGGCCTCGGCCCGCTCCTGGTCCCGACCGGCGACCTCGGCGCCGACATGGACTTCGTCCGGGCGTTCTACGCCGGACGGAAGGGGCGCTTCCCCGGCATGCAGAGTCCGATTCGCCTCGAGGGCGAGGACGGGCCTGCCACGTAAGTCGACCTCACGCCACGGTCGCTACCGGGCGTGGAAGAGGCGGCTCGGCGGGACCGGCGTCAGCGACTCGCCCGGCGCGTCCATCCGCAAGCCGAGGCCTGCCACGAAGTTGCGCTGGAAGTAACGGACCTCGACCGCGTGGAGGCCCGCCTGCAGGGCCGCTGCGCCGCGCCGGCTCAGGTAGTCGGTCGGCTCGTTCCCGATCACGCTCTCGCCGTCGACGAGGAGCTGGGCCCCGTCCTCGGCCCGGAGCGAGAAGGTGGTGAGGCCGTCGGCGGGCACCGCGAGGTAGCCCGCGCAGACGAGGCCGAACCGTTCCTTCGGCATCTCGGGGGTGAGCGCCACCGTCGGGATCACGAGTGCCCGCGCCGGCGTCAGGGCGGCGAAGTCCGGCAGCTTCCTCCACTCGCCCTCGTAGAGCCGGCACGAGAGGCCCGGCGCGAGCGAGGAGGCGTCCACCTTCGCCGCGTCCCTCGGCACGACCCTGGTGAAGGTCGAGGACGCGACGAACCGGTCGTCGCGCCCGGGCGCGAAGGCGCGGGCCCTCACGGTCGCCGTCCTCTCGAGCGGGATCGGCCCCGTGTAGACCGGCGCGTCCGGCGACGGCACGCTCCCGTCGAGCGTGAAGCGGATCGTCGCGCCCGGCGTCGGCGAGGTGAGGACGACGGACGTCCTCTCGACGAACGTCGCGCCAGGCGTTTCGAAGTGGACGACGGTTGCCGCGCCAGGATCGAGGAAGCGCTGCGCGGAGAGGACGGCGTCGTTCGGGTTCCGCGCCGCCGTGACGGCGAGGATCCGGAGCCTCTCGTCCGAGGGCAGCGTCAGCTCGCGGGCCCCCTTCGGGACGTCGAGCCGAAGGCGGAAGAGGTGCGCGAGGGCGTACGCCTCGTTCTCGCCGCGCGCGCCGTGGCG is part of the Holophagales bacterium genome and encodes:
- a CDS encoding alpha/beta fold hydrolase, whose protein sequence is MALVVLLAAVSSPADAATKKRRTKKKAAPIPEVPRPHDPFQVTFPSSDGVKLVATWKPSPAGASAPAVLLLHAFSRERRELADLADELTARGFSTLALDLRGHGESVWKGGARMGTSPSLQSSPSGFPRDVEAACAWLRGRSSRLAVVGFSLSGNLAALATATGWAESAVAVSPNAERFEQLAGTRPKTPRGLLVVASEKDPGRAESAQALDAVGREPKATALYSGTAHALELLREEPAARAATIEWLEARLGPVAPPPAPVATIPVPQPSLTPSEAPAPGGEFR
- a CDS encoding ribonuclease H-like domain-containing protein: MKTLVFDIETVGLPWLDLDPLVREWLTRGAEDGESYRSKKDWRSLSPYAAKVIVIAALNPDTGHGKVWYEAPEVSSRPSRDGLFEEIGGDEKTLLAGFWETATKFDRLVSFNGRSFDGPFLSVRSAIHGVAPSRSLAGYRYSVESHVDLMEILTFQGAAGTRPSLHAACVAFGIPSPKSAEMHGYAVGDAYAEGRLPEILDYCRRDVDATAELLRRLEPTLLPLFRR
- a CDS encoding GTPase domain-containing protein, whose product is MTFINYAAREINCKIVYYGPGLCGKTTNLQYIYDRTNPAAKGKLISLATETDRTLFFDFLPLDLGTVRGFKTRFHLYTVPGQVFYDASRKLILKGVDGVVFVADSQEARMDANAESLQNLEKNLRDHGFDLATIPYVLQLNKRDLPTAIPADEMYRQLNTKGEPTFEATAPTGVGVFDTLKAVAKQVLMELRKK
- a CDS encoding roadblock/LC7 domain-containing protein — its product is MTDFVLFDEEFQQIKEVIGRLKADAQAKVVFIVDKNGQQIAAQGDLESLDTTSLASLTAGNVAATDGLAKLIGEKEFPVLFHEGEKDNVYIAIVDQRVILVIIFDEHSSLGLVRLRVRKATQDLERIFVAIQRKVEEEKERRHEGIDSPFAEITDEDIDSLFRE
- the recR gene encoding recombination protein RecR — translated: MTALPALARLVAALERLPGIGPKSARRIAHFLLVAPQAEAAGLSGAVLEAREKTRSCSVCHALTEEDPCGLCTDPSRDAALLAVVEEPFDVEVLERTREFRGRYHVLGGALAPLRGIGPDDLHVTGLLERAAAGVTEVVLATNPNVEGEATALYLARRLKPLGIRVTRLAFGLPVGAAIEFADEVTLGRSLSGRREV
- the dnaX gene encoding DNA polymerase III subunit gamma/tau, which translates into the protein MTTNTFVPLARKWRPRTFTDVVGQPEIVRALTNALTQDRMAHAYLFSGPRGVGKTTSARLLAAGINCRSAAGPTPSPCGTCESCQEVLEGRSIDALEIDGATHGKVDQARDLIEIVGYAPVRDRRKVFIIDEVHAISAAAFQALLKTLEEPPSHAVFILATTERHKIPATILSRCQRFDFRRLTDAEVADRLAEIAHREGYAVDAAEKPAPWVEPAALAALAAAATGSLRDGLSLLDQAVAQTSGRVTAADVALLLGSPDRTALVSLLAAVLAGDRAAVLRGAAELEAAGSDPRATTHDLTALVRGAVRFAADPSAPGVAGISEDGSATLRDMARTTPYSTLLRILTLLSEAEGMLRRSDVPALALEVLLLRLAELPGLIPIEEILASGASLPLPAARAAAPGPLASSVPAPRPASPPVEPLRRTLAPEPRPAPASSETPRFVGLTPLEVAEPEPETVADSVNAFREAVDKRHSNLGAALEDVSVSIDGKTVRLVLDPPSPPLARRLGEPAMKKALDEAAIAILGPKARVVIESAEPAGGDLTAAAASADPGTIERENLKNRAAADDRVRKILDLFDGEIADVKPDERKP
- a CDS encoding zinc ribbon domain-containing protein → MSAEDSRPADRGAFSPPEAPTFRCPSCGAPAARDARGCVHCGSLLATKRCVTCFALSPREAERCVKCGALLPAAAFVAEGSGRCPDCRLDLVAHAFGAVGYSECPRCAGLFLKREAFEAVTKDADTRAKVRLAEPPAEAVPTAPAAPGKKASGALPAVKYRACPSCAKLMNRSNYGGGSGIVLDACRDHGLWFDRGELAAIVAFLEKGGWDRIRAREREKLSEEVRNLQTRRDFSRSVGMPTSDWDRNQQGLDALGGIAGLLTALAGWFLKR
- a CDS encoding nucleoside deaminase, whose amino-acid sequence is MREALRAARRAPAHRDVPIGAVVVKDGRVVARARNRREVDHDPTAHAEVLVLRRAARRLGTWRLDGCTLYVTLEPCAMCAGAIVLSRLPRLVYGASDPKAGFAGSLGDLCRDERLNHRVEVEAGLLEKECGTILREFFRERRRQSTR
- a CDS encoding 1-acyl-sn-glycerol-3-phosphate acyltransferase translates to MPNDTPTRDSASDAATPAAPHRPLWARLFGPPARLLLRAFGWRLEGSLPAEPKFVLIAAPHTSNWDLVLMLLCGLSFGMWPSWVGKHTLFLPPFGGLLRLLGGIPVDRRSRGNRVEQLAALFAARDRLILAIPPEGSRSSQTHWKSGFYWVARTANVPVCLSFLDWGTRRAGLGPLLVPTGDLGADMDFVRAFYAGRKGRFPGMQSPIRLEGEDGPAT